Proteins found in one Campylobacter concisus genomic segment:
- a CDS encoding metal ABC transporter permease, translating to MSEILELSFMQNAFIAGILVSIICGLIGSLVVINKMTFIAGGIAHGAYGGIGLAFFFSLEPLLGASIFSLFLALVIATITLKDKTNIDSVIGAIWAFGMAIGIIFIDLTPGYNADLMSYLFGSILAVSGQDITFMSILDILFLALIALFYRQFVAISFDAEFAKLRGVNTTFFHYLLVCMMALCVVATIRVVGLILVIALLTIPPYLAQIFAKRLGLMMLISTIFSVVFCFSGLFISFYFNLTGGASIILVASLCFFAFCFKFKSLRQ from the coding sequence ATGAGTGAAATTTTAGAGTTAAGTTTTATGCAAAATGCCTTTATTGCTGGCATTTTAGTTAGTATCATTTGTGGGCTCATAGGCTCACTCGTTGTTATAAATAAAATGACTTTTATCGCTGGCGGCATTGCGCATGGAGCATATGGCGGCATAGGACTTGCCTTTTTCTTCTCGCTCGAACCACTTCTTGGAGCTAGCATATTCTCACTCTTTTTAGCTCTCGTAATCGCCACTATCACGCTAAAAGATAAAACCAACATCGACTCAGTTATCGGCGCTATTTGGGCATTTGGCATGGCTATTGGCATCATTTTTATCGATTTAACTCCGGGATACAATGCAGATCTTATGAGTTATCTTTTTGGCTCTATCTTAGCAGTGAGTGGGCAAGATATAACATTTATGAGTATTTTAGATATCTTATTTTTGGCGCTCATTGCCCTTTTTTATCGTCAATTTGTAGCTATTAGCTTTGATGCAGAGTTTGCAAAGTTGCGCGGCGTAAATACAACATTTTTTCACTATTTATTAGTATGTATGATGGCACTTTGTGTGGTGGCTACGATTCGTGTTGTGGGGCTGATTTTAGTCATCGCTCTTCTTACTATACCCCCATATTTAGCACAAATTTTTGCTAAAAGACTGGGGCTGATGATGCTAATCTCCACTATCTTTTCAGTCGTTTTTTGCTTTAGTGGTCTATTTATTAGCTTTTATTTTAACCTAACAGGCGGAGCTAGCATAATCTTAGTTGCTTCACTTTGCTTTTTTGCATTTTGTTTTAAATTTAAAAGCTTACGCCAGTAG
- a CDS encoding metal ABC transporter ATP-binding protein yields MKEIIKIKNLNFSYDKQVVLEGINLDYSSDEFLAIIGPNGGGKSTLLKLILGLLKPQSGEIKLFGKEPSEVSKFIGYVPQNFLSNQSFPMMVLEVVLMGLIDKKIFGFYSRDEKQMALAALEKVGMKEFASARIGELSGGQRQRVYIARALCANAKVLVLDEPTASIDTKGQAEIYEILKSINASGVGIVLVSHDLNIVLNYATKIAYVSKNLHIHKTHEDTAKREFIEHLAKSHSHFCDVEIALGECECKIKSNVFKLKR; encoded by the coding sequence TTGAAAGAAATTATAAAAATTAAAAATTTAAACTTTAGCTACGATAAACAAGTGGTTTTAGAAGGTATCAATTTAGATTATAGTAGCGATGAGTTTTTGGCTATCATTGGCCCAAATGGTGGTGGTAAAAGCACACTTTTAAAGCTTATCTTAGGACTACTTAAGCCTCAAAGTGGCGAGATAAAACTCTTTGGAAAAGAGCCAAGCGAAGTCAGTAAATTTATAGGTTATGTGCCTCAAAATTTTCTCTCAAATCAAAGCTTTCCAATGATGGTTTTAGAAGTAGTTTTAATGGGGCTAATCGATAAAAAAATTTTTGGTTTTTATTCGCGAGATGAGAAACAAATGGCTCTTGCCGCCCTTGAGAAAGTTGGCATGAAAGAATTTGCAAGTGCTAGAATTGGTGAGCTAAGCGGTGGCCAAAGACAGCGTGTATATATCGCAAGAGCGCTTTGTGCAAATGCAAAAGTTCTCGTTTTAGACGAGCCAACAGCCAGTATCGATACAAAGGGCCAGGCTGAAATTTATGAAATTTTAAAAAGTATAAATGCAAGCGGTGTTGGCATAGTTTTGGTAAGTCACGATCTAAATATCGTGCTAAATTATGCTACAAAAATCGCCTATGTGAGTAAAAATTTACATATTCATAAAACTCATGAAGATACTGCAAAAAGAGAATTTATAGAGCATTTAGCAAAATCTCATAGCCATTTTTGTGACGTTGAGATCGCACTTGGCGAATGTGAGTGCAAAATCAAAAGTAATGTTTTTAAGCTAAAGAGATAA
- a CDS encoding nickel/cobalt transporter, giving the protein MLARLIVICFFAINAFGCALCSLYSPTAHVSVKFDSNENNITTIAFSWTFSQNFSELMRQNFDLNQDEKIDESEIKKIRLNLLDYLVPRHYLTNIEYFYKDENATKLELNLKKYKLYFDEGRLKFDVSFKTNLLIKDGFVVSVEMDDKEGYFNFKFTQNNAFLVSDQFWTIPNPNANLIFFTFSSKAVAKAHNEKPALKELLKEPNSVNFEDENLSQIDKIDEAKFDLVSKTSLSMLDRLKQILRNFDQKSPLTLLFLALISFGYGFLHAASAGHGKVLTSSYFAATGGSYAKAFFFSLKIGFLHVVGAFIFVLASFMILREISSDLTKDTASVTTAFSGVIIFFVAIFMLYKKVKIYLSSKKELNKFYIFSSSLSQNLSKNTKFTSDCGCNICTTKKPKSKEEWLIAAAAALIPCPGTILVFVLANELGSYFAGVISGLFMALGMSAVIFLAAVFGAKINESTNIKLKKFKIYAEFMALSVMLWLGLFIFTTTFTQKSLF; this is encoded by the coding sequence ATGTTAGCACGCCTGATTGTCATTTGCTTCTTTGCTATAAATGCCTTCGGGTGTGCTCTTTGCTCGCTTTATAGCCCGACCGCTCACGTGAGCGTAAAATTTGACTCAAACGAAAACAATATCACTACAATTGCTTTTTCATGGACATTTTCACAAAATTTCTCAGAGCTTATGAGGCAAAATTTTGACCTAAATCAGGATGAAAAGATAGATGAAAGTGAGATCAAAAAGATCCGCTTAAATTTACTTGATTATCTTGTGCCAAGGCACTATTTAACGAATATTGAGTACTTTTACAAAGATGAAAATGCTACAAAGCTTGAGCTAAATTTAAAAAAGTATAAACTCTATTTTGATGAGGGCAGATTAAAATTTGATGTTAGTTTTAAGACAAATTTGCTTATCAAAGATGGCTTTGTGGTGTCTGTCGAAATGGACGATAAAGAGGGATATTTTAATTTTAAATTTACACAAAATAACGCATTTTTGGTATCAGATCAGTTTTGGACGATACCAAATCCAAATGCAAATTTAATATTTTTTACATTTTCAAGTAAAGCTGTAGCCAAAGCTCATAACGAAAAACCTGCATTAAAAGAGCTTCTAAAAGAGCCAAACTCAGTAAATTTTGAAGATGAAAATTTAAGCCAGATCGATAAGATCGATGAAGCTAAGTTTGATCTTGTTTCAAAAACAAGTCTAAGCATGCTTGATAGATTAAAGCAAATTCTAAGAAATTTTGATCAAAAAAGTCCGCTTACTCTACTATTTTTAGCGCTCATATCATTTGGTTATGGCTTTTTGCACGCTGCATCTGCTGGACATGGCAAGGTGCTTACAAGCTCTTATTTTGCCGCAACTGGTGGAAGCTACGCCAAAGCCTTTTTCTTCTCTTTAAAGATCGGATTTTTACATGTTGTGGGTGCGTTTATTTTTGTGCTTGCTAGTTTTATGATATTACGTGAGATCAGTAGCGATCTGACAAAAGATACGGCAAGCGTTACGACAGCATTTTCTGGCGTTATTATCTTTTTTGTAGCGATTTTTATGCTTTATAAAAAGGTTAAAATTTATCTTTCAAGCAAAAAAGAGTTAAATAAATTTTATATTTTTAGCTCAAGTTTAAGCCAAAATTTGAGTAAAAATACAAAATTTACTAGCGACTGTGGCTGTAATATCTGTACCACAAAAAAACCAAAAAGCAAAGAAGAATGGCTGATTGCAGCCGCTGCAGCACTTATTCCTTGTCCTGGCACGATACTTGTCTTTGTGCTAGCAAATGAGCTAGGTAGCTACTTTGCAGGCGTTATAAGTGGCCTATTTATGGCGCTTGGCATGAGCGCAGTGATATTTTTAGCGGCTGTTTTTGGAGCCAAGATAAATGAGAGCACAAACATTAAGTTAAAAAAGTTTAAAATCTATGCCGAATTTATGGCTCTTAGCGTTATGCTTTGGCTTGGACTTTTTATTTTTACTACGACATTTACGCAAAAGAGTCTGTTTTGA
- a CDS encoding metal ABC transporter solute-binding protein, Zn/Mn family, giving the protein MRKIFVFLAVCALSLFAKPVVTTSILPTKFFVEQIAGDTLSVNTMVGKGADPHTYEPKPKQMKELEKSELYFAIGIEFEDTWLERFSKSFKNLHIVKTQEGIEKIAMSDEHEHHEHHEHHEHKHEGEHKHEHHEHHDHGHEAGEHHHHHHDGLDPHIWLDPVLVKTQADNIAKALIEKFPQNAKLYEENLAKFKASLDELDSFIKNTLKDVKTREFIVYHPSWGYFAKRYNLEQIAIEIEGKEPKPAELKELIEEAKEHGVKVIFVAPQFPTKAANLVAKETGSKVISIDQLPENWLDEMKKTAEIFAKSL; this is encoded by the coding sequence GTGAGAAAGATTTTTGTTTTTTTAGCAGTTTGCGCTTTGTCACTTTTTGCAAAGCCAGTTGTTACGACTAGTATATTGCCTACAAAATTTTTTGTTGAGCAGATCGCTGGTGATACACTAAGCGTAAATACAATGGTTGGCAAAGGTGCTGATCCGCACACTTATGAGCCAAAGCCAAAACAGATGAAGGAGCTTGAAAAGAGCGAGCTTTACTTTGCTATTGGCATTGAGTTTGAAGATACTTGGCTAGAGCGTTTTTCAAAATCTTTTAAAAATTTACATATTGTAAAAACACAAGAAGGCATCGAAAAGATCGCTATGAGCGATGAACATGAGCATCATGAACATCATGAACATCACGAGCACAAGCACGAGGGCGAGCATAAACATGAGCATCACGAGCATCATGACCATGGCCACGAAGCTGGCGAACATCATCACCATCATCATGATGGCCTTGATCCGCACATTTGGCTTGATCCAGTTTTAGTAAAAACTCAAGCTGATAATATTGCTAAGGCATTAATAGAGAAATTCCCACAAAATGCAAAGCTCTATGAGGAAAATTTAGCTAAATTTAAAGCTAGTCTTGACGAGCTTGATAGCTTTATCAAAAATACTCTAAAAGATGTTAAAACTCGCGAATTTATCGTATATCACCCATCTTGGGGATATTTTGCAAAACGCTATAACTTAGAGCAAATCGCTATCGAGATAGAGGGCAAAGAGCCAAAGCCAGCTGAGCTAAAAGAGCTCATAGAAGAAGCTAAAGAGCACGGCGTAAAGGTCATTTTCGTGGCTCCGCAGTTTCCAACAAAGGCTGCGAATTTAGTAGCAAAAGAGACTGGCTCAAAGGTCATAAGCATTGATCAGCTCCCAGAAAATTGGCTAGATGAGATGAAAAAAACAGCAGAAATTTTTGCTAAGAGTCTATAA
- a CDS encoding Fur family transcriptional regulator, whose product MNARNFLEEHSIKATTFRIKLVEILQNAKTPLSYDEILESLNANKTTFYRSIEIFEKKGLVIKTENNHKSYYELANEAKAYFICDICHKVTNIDMPHLNIAKNIKSAVIKGVCDECDHE is encoded by the coding sequence ATGAATGCAAGAAATTTCTTAGAAGAGCATAGTATCAAAGCAACTACTTTTCGCATAAAGCTCGTTGAAATTTTGCAAAATGCCAAAACTCCATTAAGTTATGATGAAATTTTAGAAAGCCTTAATGCAAATAAAACTACTTTTTATAGAAGCATAGAAATTTTTGAAAAAAAGGGCCTTGTCATAAAAACTGAAAATAATCATAAAAGCTACTACGAACTAGCAAATGAGGCAAAAGCGTACTTTATCTGCGATATCTGTCATAAAGTCACAAACATCGATATGCCCCATCTAAACATCGCTAAAAATATAAAAAGCGCCGTGATAAAAGGCGTTTGTGATGAGTGTGATCACGAGTAA
- a CDS encoding acyl-CoA thioesterase has translation MKDFIYKVIIPPQAIDMHGHMNNVYYFTLMQEAAFAHSAAVGDTVEAQYKRGEIWLIRKNEAKYIKSVKLMDEIEIHTYTQAEGKATSCRYFEFKKDDELIATGKTEFVYIDLKTNRPKAIPAEIIALYS, from the coding sequence ATGAAAGATTTTATCTACAAAGTAATAATCCCTCCACAAGCCATTGATATGCACGGACACATGAATAATGTCTATTATTTCACTCTTATGCAAGAGGCTGCATTTGCACACTCAGCAGCGGTTGGCGACACGGTCGAGGCGCAGTATAAAAGAGGTGAGATCTGGCTCATTAGAAAAAATGAAGCCAAATATATAAAAAGCGTAAAATTGATGGATGAGATAGAAATTCACACTTACACACAAGCTGAAGGCAAGGCGACTTCGTGTAGATATTTTGAGTTTAAAAAAGATGACGAGTTAATAGCAACTGGCAAGACCGAGTTTGTCTATATCGATCTAAAAACAAATCGCCCAAAAGCCATTCCAGCTGAGATCATCGCACTTTACTCGTGA
- a CDS encoding class I SAM-dependent methyltransferase, with protein sequence MQNLWDKKASNYQRFDGKVSAIQQQIFAKALAWGVDFSGKEILDIGCGTGVWTIFLSKTAKNITGIDSSKNMIEILNEDAKRFGVTNLASEVCSWREFKPTKHFDIAICTMSPAIASDEDFAKFHSIAKQKLYLGWDKPRSSDLIEPFFKKFGRTLSQKNVVNRLEAWLNEQGIAYKSEILNETRIARRSVQEAAENICWHLEINGAKNYDEKTVLAMLKERFDGEFIDEKIESQMKLFVFLS encoded by the coding sequence ATGCAAAATTTATGGGATAAAAAGGCATCAAATTATCAAAGGTTTGATGGCAAAGTAAGTGCTATTCAGCAACAAATTTTTGCTAAAGCCTTAGCTTGGGGAGTTGATTTTAGCGGTAAAGAAATTCTTGATATAGGCTGTGGTACCGGTGTTTGGACGATATTTTTATCAAAAACCGCAAAAAATATAACAGGTATCGATAGCTCAAAAAATATGATAGAAATTTTAAATGAAGATGCTAAAAGATTTGGGGTGACAAATTTAGCTAGCGAGGTTTGCTCTTGGAGAGAATTTAAGCCTACAAAGCACTTTGATATTGCAATTTGTACGATGAGTCCAGCGATTGCTAGCGATGAAGATTTTGCTAAATTTCATAGTATTGCAAAGCAAAAACTCTATCTTGGCTGGGATAAGCCTAGAAGCTCTGATTTGATTGAGCCATTTTTTAAAAAATTCGGACGAACTCTCTCGCAAAAAAACGTTGTAAATAGACTTGAAGCGTGGCTAAATGAGCAAGGGATCGCTTATAAGAGTGAAATTTTAAATGAGACAAGGATCGCTAGACGAAGTGTACAGGAAGCTGCTGAGAATATCTGCTGGCACCTTGAGATAAACGGAGCTAAAAACTACGATGAAAAGACGGTTTTAGCGATGTTAAAAGAGAGATTTGACGGCGAGTTTATAGATGAAAAGATAGAGTCGCAGATGAAACTTTTTGTTTTTTTAAGCTAG
- a CDS encoding DMT family transporter: protein MKNLSTQNRADIALIVVAIVWGATFLPMANALKTNSVFVMLFYRFFISAIFMGLITFKFSIIFDKKSVVYGIILGVVLFGSFVAQTYALKLTFSSSVAFITGLECVIVPFMTALIFKNKITIFAILGALVAIFGLWLLSGATLALGSGEALALLCAIFYALYTSLNGHFVRKCELYLLVFVVFLTVSLLSFVFAFIEGSVVPNYDREFFIAIFITAFIGTIFCYFVQTIAQRYTTASKAALFFCLEPVSAGFIGYFFAGEKLTLIQIFGAILIIFGVIFSEFGKKFFYR, encoded by the coding sequence ATGAAAAATTTAAGCACGCAAAACAGGGCCGACATCGCACTCATTGTAGTTGCCATCGTTTGGGGAGCTACTTTTTTGCCTATGGCAAATGCACTAAAAACAAATAGTGTCTTTGTCATGCTCTTTTATAGATTTTTTATTTCCGCTATCTTTATGGGACTTATAACATTTAAATTTTCTATAATTTTTGATAAAAAAAGTGTAGTTTATGGCATTATCCTTGGCGTAGTTCTCTTTGGCTCGTTTGTTGCTCAAACTTACGCTCTAAAGCTTACTTTTAGCTCAAGTGTTGCTTTTATTACAGGGCTTGAGTGTGTGATTGTGCCTTTTATGACAGCACTCATTTTTAAAAATAAAATAACCATTTTTGCTATTTTGGGGGCGCTTGTTGCCATTTTTGGGCTTTGGCTCTTAAGTGGCGCCACGCTAGCGCTTGGGAGCGGCGAGGCACTTGCCCTACTTTGTGCCATATTTTACGCACTTTACACGAGCTTAAATGGCCACTTTGTAAGAAAGTGCGAGCTTTATTTGCTTGTATTTGTGGTATTTCTCACCGTCTCTTTACTCTCATTTGTCTTTGCATTTATTGAAGGTAGTGTGGTGCCAAATTACGATAGGGAATTTTTTATAGCAATTTTCATCACTGCATTTATTGGCACCATTTTTTGCTACTTTGTTCAAACCATCGCTCAAAGATATACAACAGCCAGTAAAGCAGCTTTATTTTTCTGTCTTGAGCCAGTCTCTGCTGGCTTTATCGGCTATTTTTTCGCTGGCGAAAAGCTAACACTCATACAAATTTTTGGCGCGATCTTAATAATCTTTGGAGTTATTTTTAGTGAATTTGGTAAAAAATTTTTCTATAGATAA
- a CDS encoding DUF4197 domain-containing protein produces MKRSLVILCGALALNLQAASMDDMINKGVKIATHASNGDYKSLVSEALNAAVGELSKEGFINNATAKIPLPKSLEMASNLAKKVGGEKWAQELSKSINNAATTAVPKAAEIFSESIKNMSEADVKKLFNGGSDSVTKYLEKSSSQKLKAAFAPIIEKMMSDNSFATAYNGLNSFIGSSAKNNETIKSVKSLAKNLGASEYVPDDGEDLNAYITRKTLDGLFNVMSEKEKGLRSGFSLDSGKKVLDSIFK; encoded by the coding sequence ATGAAAAGATCTCTTGTTATTCTTTGTGGCGCGCTTGCTTTAAATTTACAAGCCGCAAGCATGGATGATATGATAAACAAAGGCGTCAAAATAGCCACTCACGCTTCAAATGGCGATTATAAAAGCTTGGTTAGTGAGGCGCTAAATGCAGCTGTTGGCGAGCTTTCAAAAGAGGGCTTTATAAACAACGCCACAGCTAAAATTCCGCTCCCAAAAAGCCTTGAGATGGCGTCAAATTTAGCCAAAAAAGTGGGCGGCGAGAAGTGGGCGCAGGAGCTTAGCAAGTCGATAAACAACGCTGCGACCACGGCCGTGCCAAAGGCTGCTGAAATTTTTAGCGAAAGCATAAAAAATATGAGCGAAGCAGATGTCAAAAAGCTCTTTAATGGCGGGAGTGACAGCGTTACAAAATATTTAGAGAAAAGCTCCAGCCAAAAGCTAAAGGCGGCATTTGCGCCGATAATTGAAAAAATGATGAGTGACAATAGCTTTGCGACTGCCTATAATGGGCTAAATTCTTTCATCGGCAGCTCAGCAAAAAATAATGAAACGATAAAATCAGTAAAGAGCCTAGCTAAAAATTTAGGTGCAAGTGAGTATGTGCCAGATGACGGCGAGGATCTAAACGCATATATCACAAGAAAGACGTTAGATGGGTTATTTAACGTAATGAGCGAGAAAGAAAAGGGGCTAAGAAGCGGCTTTAGCCTAGATAGCGGCAAAAAGGTGCTAGACTCGATCTTTAAATGA
- a CDS encoding manganese efflux pump MntP yields the protein MQLLLLSFALSMDSAALNMANGARYKNLALNKILFIAFILGFFQFLMPLLGYLLGVSFAKFISSVDHFIAFFILCFLGFRMFKEACSKEECEYLKIGFKTILYGAFATSVDALAVGVTLSFEEINIFQSSLIIGVVCFVLSLIAFYIGKFMGEILEKKALFLGGAILIFLGFKILITHLIESGTVQ from the coding sequence ATGCAACTTTTACTTCTTAGCTTCGCTCTTAGTATGGATAGTGCGGCACTAAATATGGCAAATGGTGCAAGATATAAAAATTTAGCTCTTAATAAAATTTTATTTATTGCTTTTATACTTGGTTTCTTTCAGTTTCTTATGCCGCTTCTCGGCTATCTTTTAGGTGTTAGTTTTGCAAAATTTATAAGCTCGGTTGATCATTTTATTGCATTTTTTATACTCTGTTTTCTTGGTTTTAGAATGTTTAAAGAGGCCTGTAGCAAAGAGGAGTGTGAGTATCTTAAGATAGGATTTAAGACCATTTTGTATGGGGCATTTGCTACTAGTGTGGATGCTCTTGCTGTTGGTGTCACACTTAGCTTTGAAGAGATAAACATCTTTCAAAGCTCGCTCATCATCGGTGTAGTCTGCTTTGTATTAAGTTTGATTGCTTTTTATATAGGTAAATTTATGGGTGAAATTTTAGAGAAAAAGGCGCTCTTTTTGGGAGGAGCGATATTAATTTTTCTAGGTTTTAAAATTTTAATAACGCATTTAATTGAAAGCGGCACAGTTCAATAA
- the nfo gene encoding deoxyribonuclease IV: MRYIGAHVSAAGGVFNAPLNAAKIGANAFALFTKNQRQWNAKELSISEIEQFKENLKISGISTKHVLPHSSYLINLGHPDEEARAKSLEAFVDEIDRASKLGLELLNFHPGSHLKQISEKECLDNIVSCMNVALKRTSGVKLVIENTAAQGSNLGFSFKQIAYLIERVNDESRVGVCFDTCHAFAAGYDLRSKEAYAKTMGEFDAIIGYKFLSGMHLNDAKFALGSKKDRHESLGKGELGFSAFKNIINDDKIGEIPLILETIDESIWEDEIKILRNFEKEKL; the protein is encoded by the coding sequence ATGAGATACATAGGAGCTCACGTAAGTGCGGCTGGAGGCGTGTTTAATGCACCTTTAAATGCTGCAAAAATAGGAGCAAATGCTTTTGCGCTTTTTACAAAAAATCAACGCCAATGGAATGCAAAAGAGCTAAGTATAAGCGAAATAGAGCAGTTTAAGGAAAATCTAAAAATTTCTGGCATAAGTACAAAGCATGTTTTGCCACACAGCAGTTACTTGATAAATTTAGGCCATCCGGATGAGGAGGCAAGAGCAAAGTCGCTTGAAGCTTTTGTAGATGAGATAGATCGCGCCAGTAAGCTTGGGCTAGAGCTTTTAAATTTTCATCCAGGCTCACATCTAAAACAAATAAGCGAAAAAGAGTGCTTAGATAATATCGTAAGCTGCATGAACGTGGCACTTAAGCGCACAAGCGGTGTAAAGCTAGTCATCGAAAATACAGCCGCACAAGGCTCAAATTTAGGCTTTAGTTTTAAGCAGATTGCTTATTTGATAGAGCGAGTAAACGATGAGAGTAGGGTTGGTGTTTGCTTTGATACTTGTCACGCATTTGCTGCTGGATATGATCTAAGAAGCAAAGAGGCCTACGCTAAAACTATGGGGGAATTTGATGCGATCATCGGTTATAAATTTTTATCTGGTATGCATTTAAATGATGCAAAATTTGCCCTTGGCTCAAAAAAAGATAGACACGAGAGCCTTGGCAAGGGTGAGCTTGGATTTAGTGCTTTTAAAAATATAATAAATGATGATAAAATAGGCGAAATTCCTTTAATATTAGAGACGATTGACGAGAGTATTTGGGAAGACGAGATAAAAATTTTAAGAAATTTTGAAAAGGAAAAACTATGA